ATACGTCGTCCAGTTCGGTGGATTTTCCGATCACGTTGGAAGGCAGCCTGTTTCGGACGATGAACTGGGCCTGGCCACCACTGCGGTGCAGCGGCGCGACGGCGAGCTTGGCGGCACCGGCGGCCGCGGCGGCGCCGTGGTCCTGCTGCACCATGTACAGGCAGAGGTCCAGGCCTGCCGAGGCCCCGGCCGAGGTCAGAAGCCGACCTTCGTCGACGTACAGCACATCGGCGTCGAGCACGACGTCGGGAAACAGGCCACGGAAGGCGTCGGCGGTGACCCAATGGGTGGTGGCCCGCTTCCCGTCGAGCAGGCCCGTGGCGGCCAGGGTGAATGCGCCCGTGCAGATCGACGCGATGCGCGCGCCCGCGTCGTGGGCCGCTCGAAGTGCGGCGAGCACCTCGTCGGGGGCGTCCGCGGTCAGGTGGTGTCGACCGGGCACCACGACGGTGTCGGCGTCGGCCAGGGCGTCCAGACCATGGTCGGTGCCGATGCGCACCGGACCGGCGGCGACGACGGGTTCGGTGCCGCACACCTGGATGCGGTACGCGCCGTCTGGTACCCGGCCGAACACCTCCAGCGCGATGCTGAGGTCGAACGGGATCACGTCGGGCAGCGCGAGGACGGCGACGCGGTGCGGTCGCACGACGTCACGCATGACGGACCCGCCGCACGCCGGTGACCGCCGACCGGGGCAGCCGGCCGGCGCGTGAGTGTCCGGTCAGTGCATCACCGTGGACCTCCACGTCGAACGTGAGCTTGAGGCGCATGGGTCTGGTCACGGTCTGTTTCCAGGTGACCCGCGGGCCGTCGACGTCGATGTCGGTCAGCGGCACCGTCTCCGCATCTCCGACCGCGCTGCCCGCCACGGCGCCGTCCCGCTCCGTGAACCGGTAGAGGATCTGCAGCGATCCGATCGGGGTCCTGATGCCGACATCCCAGTCGCCGATGATGGTCATCGTCATGACGCCTTGGGTTCGCGGCCGCTGTTGGTCCAGACGGTGCCCCGCCTCTCGTAGGCGAACAGTGTCTCGACCGCGAGAGCGACGCGGGGCCCATAGCTGCGCTCGAGCAGATGCAGGGCCAGGTCCAGGCCTGAGGTCACGCCGCCTGCGGTGACGAGGTCGCCGTCGTCGACGACGCGGGCGGGCACCACCACGGATCCGGTGGCCGCCAGCACATCGACGCCCAGATGGTGAGTGGTGGCAGATCTGCCCTCGAGTAGGCCGGCCATCGCCAGGGCAAGCGATCCGCCACACACCGTGGCCACTGTGATGGCAGGGTTCTCCATCGCCTGCCGCATCAGCGGGATCGCATCCGTGGTGCCGAATCGCGCCAGCAGCACCGGAATGGTCGCGACCTCATCCGGGTCGCCGTCGGTGGGTCCCGACGCTCCGGGGACGATCACGTAGCCGGGCTTCGTCGGATCGAGGCGGTCGGTGGCCTGCAGGGTGAGTCCACGGGAACCGCTGACGACGGGACGCGGGCCCTCGGCGGACACCAGTTCGACGTCGAGTTCGCCGCCGACGGCGTCGCTGCCGGCCACGAGCACTTCGAATGGGGCGATGACGTCGAGCGGATCGAATCCGTCGAACAACACAATCTGGGCGTGCATGGACCCATCGTCCGGTACCCGGGTCTGTGGCAACAGTGGCCAGAAGGACATCTTTCGCCGGTTTCTTGCCATCCCGCGTGTCAGGAGGTCAGCCGTCGGGAGGCGGGCCGATCGCCCCACCCCGAGTTCTCGATGACGTCGAAGAACCCGACCGACTCGCCGTTGAGCACCTCGTGCAGATGGGCGGGAAACGAGAACGGCGGTGCTTTCGTCGGATTGGATCGACTGCCCTCGGCGATGAGGTCGGCGATCGCGTAGCCGAGGTCGTATCGGGGCCAATCCGCGTGCACTCGGTCGGCGAATCCAGGCGAGAGCAGTCCCTTGTCCAGGCCGTTGATGTCGAGACTGATGCCGAAGAATGAGACGGACTGCTCGACGCCGAAGCGGTCGGCGAGGCCGACGCTCGTGTGCAGGGCGATCGACTGCCACACCGTTGTCACGCGGTCCTCGGACAGGCCGTTGGCGCGCAGGAACGATGCGGCGGCGTCCGCCCCGTCGACCTCAAAGCGCTGAGCACCCGCGCCGATATCGGTGATCCCCAGGTCATGCAGAAGGCACGCGAGGTAGACGATCTCCTCGTCGTAGTCGACGCCCGCGCGCATCCCTTTGGCTGCGGCGATCTCGCGGGCGAAGAGGTGGCTGCGCACGCAGTGGCCCGCGATCGCCGGGGTGGCGGCGTCGAAGAGTAATTGCCTTGCGGCTGAACATATGTCGGAGTCGGGAAGATTCCACGGCGATGTCGTTGTCATGGCCCCACCGTGCCCGACGGACGTCGCAGCCAACAGTGGCGAGAAGGCCAGGATGCGCCAGGATCTGGACACTGATGTGTAATCTTCGCCCCGAAGTCCGTCCGTCGCACGTTCCAGAGGGAAGAACCGCAGTGACCCGTACCGAATCGACCACCTGCGCCATCGCGGGAGGCGGCCCCGCCGGGATGGTGCTCGGCCTGCTGCTCGCTCGCGCCGGGGTCAAGGTCACGGTGTTCGAGAAGCACGCCGACTTCCTGCGCGACTTCCGCGGCGACACCGTCCATCCGGTCACCCTGCGCCTGCTGGAGGAACTGGGGCTGTACCAGGAGTTCGAGGCCATTCCGCACACCAGGATGGAGAGTGCCGAGTTCACGGTCGGCGGTCGCAAGGTCACCGTGGCCGACTTCGGACGGCTCAACCTGCCCCACCGCTATATGGCGTTGGTGCCGCAGTGGGACCTGCTCGATCTGCTCGCCGACGCCGCACAGCGCGAACCCACCTTCACACTGCGGCTGAGCACCAAGGTCACAGGCCTGCTGTGGGAGAACGGCGTGGTAGCCGGGGTCCGATATGAAGGCCCCGACGGAGCGGGCGAGCTGCGTGCCGACCTGACGGTGGCCTGCGACGGGCGCACCTCGGACGTGCGAAACGCAGCAGGACTGATCCCCAGGGAGTTCCCCGTCCCATTCGATGTCGGCTGGTTCCGCATCGACCGGATAGTCGAAGCCAAATATCAACTGATACCGCGTCTTTCACCAGACCTGGCGCTCATCCTGATCCCTCGCGAGGGCTACTTCCAGGCCGGCTGCTTCCTTCCGAAGGGCGGCGTGACGCAGTTGCACGCCCGCGGCTTCGACACGTTCCGTTCACAGGTGGCCGCACTGGTGCCCGAGGCCTCAGTCGATCGCCTCGCCTCATGGGACGACGTCAAGGTGCTTGACGTCCGGGTCAACCGCCTGCACCGCTGGCACCGTCCGGGTCTGCTGTGCATCGGCGACGCCGCCCACGCGATGTCGCCGGTGGGCGGGGTGGGCGTGAACCTGGCCATCGCGGACGCGGTCGCCACGGCGCGAATCCTGGCCGACCCGCTTCGACGCGGACGCGTGCGAGACGAGGACCTGCGGGCCGTACAGCGTCGTCGACAGATACCCGCGGTGGTCACCCAGGCCGTCCAACGCGCAATGCATCGCCGACTCGCCCCCGTCATCCTGTCCGGCAGGATCCCGCATCTGCCGCCCGCTGTCGAACGTGTCGCCGGGGCAGTGCTGTCGAGGTTCCCGGGACTGTCGAAGGTGCCCGCTTACCTTGTCGGCGTCGGACCTCTGCCGGAGCACGCGCCGGAGTTCGCACGCAGGAGCCCCATCGAACGAGATGACGACGAGCGCAGCACCCGCTAGCCTTGCCCGAATGACCTCACGAGATCGCGCCACGCAGTCGGGCAGGACGGCTCGGCTGTCGTTCGCGAGCCTGATCCTGGCTGGTGGGGCGCTGGCCTTCGCGGCTCCCGCATGGGCGGAGCCCGAACCCGCGCCGGGAGTGCCCGTGGTCAACGCCGACGAAGGCCTGGTCGGACCCCCTCCGGCACCTCCGGTCGGACCGCCGCCGGTGCCCGAGATGGCCAACCCGGGCTACGGCCAGGGGGAAACGCCGGGAGCATTCGGCTACCTGCGTGACCTCTGGCAGACGGCTCGCAGTGGCGACCCCCGAGGCCTGATGGCCGGACCGCCCCCGAGTTCGCCCCCGCCGCCGCCGGGAGCCGGTCCCGCGCCCGCGCTTCCGCCCGGCTTCGTGTCGTTGAACGCGCCCGAATCCACCACGTCATCGACCGTTCGCAGTTCTGACGAGCCGGTCTCCGGGCCGCCGCTGCCGCCCGGCTATCACTCCCTGAACGGTCCGCCGCCTCCCGGGTGGTACGACACGCCGCCGCCGGACCCGAACGCCGGGCTCATTCCGATCCCGCCGCCGCAGTGATCGCGGCCTAAGTCCGCTCTTCCTGGCTTCGGCTGGGTTCGGCGATCTCGGGCGCCACTTCGCGCGTCGCCATGCCGCCCTTGCCGCCCTGGTCGGTGGGACCGGGTGCGGGGGGATCCTCGCCGGGTTCTGGACCCGTGGAATCCTCGCGTCTGTGTCTTCCCATCGCGGTTCCCTTCTCCGTGCGGACGGGGGAGGATAGTCAGGGCCGCGGCGATTGAAACGCGCTCTCGCGATGAGTCGTGGCGCCGTCCTGGGTCTGTACATGTGAAGTCCAGACCCAGGAGGAACACGTGGCACAGCTGCTCAAAGTCCAGAACTTCAATGTCTCTCGGGACGGTTTCGGCGCAGGGGAGCACCAAAGCCTCGCCCGCCCATTCGGCCACGTCGACCCCGAGACGATGTTCGCCTGGGCCGGGGCGACTGCCAGCTGGCCCAACCGCACGGAGCCCGGCGGAAGTCGGGGTCTCGACGACTATCTCACCCGAGACTTCGCCAACAACATCGGCGCTGAGATCATGGGACGCAACAAGTTCGGGCCTCAACGGGGGCCCTGGCTCGACCACGAATGGCTGGGGTGGTGGGGTGACGAACCGCCGTTCCACACCCCGGTGTTCGTGATGACCCATCATGAGCGTCCGTCGTTCACTCTGTCAGACACCACGTTCCACTTCGTCGATGCGGACCCGGCCCACGTTCTCGACCGCGCGAAAGACGCCGCGTGCGGCCGGGATGTACGACTCGGCGGTGGGGCGAGCATCATCCGCTCGTTCCTCGACCTCGACCTCGTCGACACCCTGCACGTCGCGGTCTCGCCGGTCGAGATCGGCTCCGGGTCGCGCCTCTGGGAGTCGCCCGACGAACTTCGCGACCGGTTCCATGTCGATGTGGTCCCGAGCCCCAGCGGAGTCACCCACTACCTGTTCTGGCGGCGGTGAGGGCGCCGCACTACCCCGTCACGCCCCATTTCAAACCCGAATATCGAACCATATTCGACTTCGTGGAACTGTTGGGCGGCAACGAATTTCAGTAAAGGCTTGATACCCTCCAGCTTGCGGTCCACACTCGAATGGATGGCTGACGGCCTCGAATTCACAGGTAAGTTGCGGGCGGCCGGACTCCGGGTCACCCGGCCTAGGCTCGCGGTGCTGCACGCGGTGAGCGAGTATCCCCACGCCGACACGGAGACCGTGATTCGGGCCGCACGCACCCATGTGCCCGATGTCTCGCACCAGACGGTGTACGACGCGCTCAACGCCCTGACCGCGGCGGGCCTGATCCGCCGCATCCAACCGAGCGGATCGCTCGCGCGTTACGAGACTCGAGTCGGCGACAACCACCACCACGTGGTGTGTCGCTCCTGCGGAACCATCGCCGACGTCGACTGCGCTGTCGGTGAGGCTCCGTGCCTGACGGCCTCCGAGGACCGGGGGTTCGAGATCGACGAGGCCGAGGTCATCTACTGGGGACT
The DNA window shown above is from Mycolicibacterium confluentis and carries:
- a CDS encoding Fur family transcriptional regulator, which gives rise to MADGLEFTGKLRAAGLRVTRPRLAVLHAVSEYPHADTETVIRAARTHVPDVSHQTVYDALNALTAAGLIRRIQPSGSLARYETRVGDNHHHVVCRSCGTIADVDCAVGEAPCLTASEDRGFEIDEAEVIYWGLCPACSAVRSS
- a CDS encoding HD domain-containing protein translates to MTTTSPWNLPDSDICSAARQLLFDAATPAIAGHCVRSHLFAREIAAAKGMRAGVDYDEEIVYLACLLHDLGITDIGAGAQRFEVDGADAAASFLRANGLSEDRVTTVWQSIALHTSVGLADRFGVEQSVSFFGISLDINGLDKGLLSPGFADRVHADWPRYDLGYAIADLIAEGSRSNPTKAPPFSFPAHLHEVLNGESVGFFDVIENSGWGDRPASRRLTS
- a CDS encoding DJ-1/PfpI family protein; protein product: MHAQIVLFDGFDPLDVIAPFEVLVAGSDAVGGELDVELVSAEGPRPVVSGSRGLTLQATDRLDPTKPGYVIVPGASGPTDGDPDEVATIPVLLARFGTTDAIPLMRQAMENPAITVATVCGGSLALAMAGLLEGRSATTHHLGVDVLAATGSVVVPARVVDDGDLVTAGGVTSGLDLALHLLERSYGPRVALAVETLFAYERRGTVWTNSGREPKAS
- a CDS encoding FAD-dependent oxidoreductase, producing the protein MTRTESTTCAIAGGGPAGMVLGLLLARAGVKVTVFEKHADFLRDFRGDTVHPVTLRLLEELGLYQEFEAIPHTRMESAEFTVGGRKVTVADFGRLNLPHRYMALVPQWDLLDLLADAAQREPTFTLRLSTKVTGLLWENGVVAGVRYEGPDGAGELRADLTVACDGRTSDVRNAAGLIPREFPVPFDVGWFRIDRIVEAKYQLIPRLSPDLALILIPREGYFQAGCFLPKGGVTQLHARGFDTFRSQVAALVPEASVDRLASWDDVKVLDVRVNRLHRWHRPGLLCIGDAAHAMSPVGGVGVNLAIADAVATARILADPLRRGRVRDEDLRAVQRRRQIPAVVTQAVQRAMHRRLAPVILSGRIPHLPPAVERVAGAVLSRFPGLSKVPAYLVGVGPLPEHAPEFARRSPIERDDDERSTR
- a CDS encoding dihydrofolate reductase family protein, which produces MAQLLKVQNFNVSRDGFGAGEHQSLARPFGHVDPETMFAWAGATASWPNRTEPGGSRGLDDYLTRDFANNIGAEIMGRNKFGPQRGPWLDHEWLGWWGDEPPFHTPVFVMTHHERPSFTLSDTTFHFVDADPAHVLDRAKDAACGRDVRLGGGASIIRSFLDLDLVDTLHVAVSPVEIGSGSRLWESPDELRDRFHVDVVPSPSGVTHYLFWRR
- a CDS encoding GlxA family transcriptional regulator; this encodes MRDVVRPHRVAVLALPDVIPFDLSIALEVFGRVPDGAYRIQVCGTEPVVAAGPVRIGTDHGLDALADADTVVVPGRHHLTADAPDEVLAALRAAHDAGARIASICTGAFTLAATGLLDGKRATTHWVTADAFRGLFPDVVLDADVLYVDEGRLLTSAGASAGLDLCLYMVQQDHGAAAAAGAAKLAVAPLHRSGGQAQFIVRNRLPSNVIGKSTELDDVLGWIEQNAHRDLTLGDIAERAALSVRTLNRRFQAETGQTPMHWLTGVRVRHAQELLERSSSGVERIGRDVGFTSAANFREQFRRLSGVSPQSYRNTFRAAHPQER